The Fusarium musae strain F31 chromosome 10, whole genome shotgun sequence genome window below encodes:
- a CDS encoding hypothetical protein (EggNog:ENOG41) — MSTSPCLDVHFTTRAVIEWQSDNESDPTTRILAKPDPKVSSVTLAARFDSKGSLFDIHIPLKLKGLDSTSDITLRACASTIISLDLVKNSPVSTEVEQEFKSPMLGLRFQLLRCLVILVPTPALEPIRPAGRARSGVVLDAIREFSGATVFTVYIEARNASPKLQSVSDAISQDLFKTSCSSRFQLASMYAGLGAKIVQLGADDTLAPPSYEETEPPPPPPPIDPKPDRKRPRQDTATERAEEIALIWAELQMLKQAKDSDAKRIAFLEKENQELRETVAKLQERYEAFDKSQQDIHHSFGALETTVEKNTQEFEESVGNELAELREDISQLDHQLSFIQEGQVSDESVAKIKDAVLFDITSRLSGD, encoded by the exons ATGTCGACTTCACCATGCCTTGACGTCCATTTCACTACCCGTGCTGTGATCGAGTGGCAGTCGGATAACGAG TCCGATCCCACGACACGTATTCTGGCCAAACCCGACCCCAAAGTCAGCTCCGTTACGTTGGCGGCCCGATTCGACTCGAAAGGCTCTCTGTTCGACATTCACATTCCCCTCAAGCTCAAAGGCCTCGACAGCACATCCGATATCACACTTCGAGCCTGCGCTTCCACCATCATCTCTCTGGACCTCGTTAAAAACTCGCCTGTCTCTACCGAGGTTGAGCAAGAGTTCAAGTCTCCAATGCTTGGCCTTCGTTTCCAGCTGCTCCGCTGtcttgtcatcctcgtccctACCCCTGCTCTCGAGCCAATACGTCCAGCAGGTCGAGCACGGTCGGGTGTTGTGCTCGATGCCATTCGCGAGTTTTCTGGGGCAACTGTTTTCACCGTCTATATCGAGGCGCGCAATGCATCTCCGAAGCTCCAGTCAGTCAGCGATGCAATCAGCCAAGATCTTTTCAAGACCTCTTGCAGCAGCCGCTTTCAACTGGCTAGCATGTATGCCGGTCTTGGAGCAAAGATTGTCCAGCTTGGTGCAGATGACACGCTTGCGCCGCCGTCTTACGAAGAAACCGAACCCCcaccgcctccgcctccgatCGATCCCAAGCCTGACAGAAAGCGTCCACGACAGGATACAGCGACCGAACGTGCCGAAGAAATCGCTTTGATTTGGGCAGAGCTCCAGATGCTCAAGCAAGCGAAAGACTCGGACGCGAAACGCATTGCATTCTTGGAGAAAGAGAACCAGGAACTGCGGGAAACCGTGGCGAAACTCCAAGAACGATACGAAGCTTTCGACAAGTCACAACAAGATATACACCACAGCTTCGGAGCCCTCGAGACAACGGTCGAGAAGAATACACAAGAATTTGAGGAGAGCGTTGGCAACGAACTGGCAGAGCTACGTGAGGATATAAGTCAATTAGATCATCAACTTTCATTCATTCAAGAGGGACAAGTTAGCGATGAGTctgttgccaagatcaaagacGCTGTGCTGTTCGATATCACCTCAAGATTGTCAGGGGATTGA
- a CDS encoding hypothetical protein (EggNog:ENOG41), whose product MSCFKPPNEVPRDGWKQDSLGTYASPTAARMRRILAVSVGVFHALISMGYSDSSLNLNSELFSWNTYTLACLSMIILVGGPLRLTAFAHLGKNFTFQLGPPDTLMTDGIYRYIQHPGYTGQIVVLVVNLALFLRWDGAFGCWVPRGFRSTISGWGLVFCLVLVFGILRRLMMRVKDEEKMLKDTFGEKWVAWSRVTARFIPGVF is encoded by the exons atGTCCTGCTTCAAGCCGCCCAACGAGGTTCCACGCGATGGCTGGAAGCAAGACAGTCTCGGGACCTACGCCAGCCCAACTGCAGCACGAATGCGACGAATTCTTGCCGTCAGCGTTGGCGTTTTTCATGCCCTCATTTCCATGGGCTACAGTGATTCCAGTCTC AATCTGAACTCGGAGCTGTTCAGCTGGAATACATACACACTGGCTTGTCTCTCGATGATCATTCTTGTCGGTGGACCGCTTCGGCTCACGGCCTTTGCTCATCTTGGAAAAAACTTTACCTTTCAACTTGGACCGCCTGATACTTTGATGACGGATGGTATTTATCGGTATATTCAACATCCTGGATATACGGGACAAATTGTGGTCTTGGTCGTCAACCTCGCCCTGTTCTTGCGATGGGACGGCGCATTTGGTTGCTGGGTTCCTCGTGGCTTTCGATCGACAATCAGCGGCTGGGGCTTGGTCTTTTGCTTGGTTCTCGTGTTTGGAATTCTGCGGAGACTTATGATGAGGgtgaaggatgaggagaaaaTGTTGAAAGATACCTTTGGAGAAAAATGGGTTGCTTGGAGTCGGGTCACCGCGCGCTTCATCCCAGGCGTCTTCTAA
- a CDS encoding hypothetical protein (EggNog:ENOG41), which yields MSFFKLLYVGVAFAVPWVLAQKDNLGLDNGYIDIETNNFKARIIRDAQVLVSLISEHDTFDFLPSDRIDVRAQNGQYHWGDITYRYRKQGVSAWTDGDSAQERQPVKNISSGTALATSDLGPTLPDSPLNITREWLDYQDDLGLRFTITNNGNDTIELGSLGFPTEFNSIFTGRTAKEMQAKCSLADPYIGMDAGHIRVAPVKGTGNGLVVTPLNGTNTPMEAYRDLKEPWFESIGYASQTFEGFYEWQVLTKAWADNEWKSQEPWNAPTSKMLKPGESLKFGVRFTISESIRDFDNAIKDTGTPVVVGVPGYTIPRDLPASLYPLSDIGIASFDVSPKGAFEIQEAGEHYELIPSSSAWGRVRVSIKYNDGKVQTVHYFVTKPTSETLNDLGNFLTTEAWFNSSSDPFKRSPSVMTYDYEKRKIVEQDPRVWIAGLSDEGGTGAYVAAMIKQVVQPNAEEIAKLDKFVQTTIWGGIQGKNYGVYKSLFYYDSKLNYTYDADSDWTSWTSWDKGAAESVDRAYNYVHVVVAYWSMYRVARAYPELTTKAWNWYLDQAQKTIMRVYQQDVSYRDVGLMGETVFGEVLTDLRREVKGTPAQAVEDAMKERAVLWDAQDIPYGSEMAWDSTGQEGVYYWTRHFGFNESAQKTVNSVLGYTPNIPHWGWNGNARRYWDFIYGGKLQRIERQIHHYGSGLNSQVLLSAFRHNPSDPYLLRVGYAGSYAPLTNINQDGFPSAAFHSRPDTLKWDGITGDYGGGLIGTVLNSGTYVVDDKQLGMLAFGGTIFKTRSQYHVEPKDAVRKRIFIGPLNVMVTVDMGSIISVTFTPGKGIVYVKLAQREGSPKVDRTVVWVEWTDGEEWELLGAWNFIDKAAAIEKGRGGWIVPLDHLVTLTFTNKLPLPLPGTV from the exons ATGTCCTTCTTTAAACTACTATACGTAGGTGTCGCCTTCGCAGTACCGTGGGTGCTGGCCCAAAAAGACAACCTTGGACTTGACAATGGCTACATCGACATTGAGACCAATAACTTTAAAGCCCGCATCATTCGCGACGCTCAAGTCCTGGTATCATTGATCTCAGAACACGACACCTTTGACTTTTTGCCATCCGATCGAATTGATGTTCGCGCCCAGAATGGGCAGTATCACTGGGGTGACATCACGTATAGATATCGCAAACAAGGCGTCTCAGCATGGACTGACGGCGATTCTGCTCAAGAGCGACAGCCTGTGAAGAACATCAGCTCTGGAACTGCTCTTGCAACCTCAGATCTTGGTCCGACACTGCCCGATAGCCCTCTCAACATCACTCGCGAATGGCTTGATTATCAAGATGACTTGGGTCTGCGCTTCACCATCACTAACAATGGCAATGACACTATTGAGCTCGGCAGCCTGGGGTTCCCAACTGAGTTCAACAGTATCTTCACCGGCAGGACAGCCAAAGAGATGCAAGCTAAATGCTCTCTCGCAGATCCCTACATCGGCATGGATGCAGGCCACATCCGTGTCGCCCCAGTCAAAGGCACTGGCAATGGCCTCGTCGTCACGCCGTTGAACGGAACAAACACACCAATGGAGGCTTATCGGGATCTGAAAGAACCTTGGTTTGAGTCAATCGGTTATGCAAGCCAGACCTTCGAAGGGTTCTACGAGTGGCAGGTTCTCACTAAGGCGTGGGCAGACAATGAATGGAAGAGCCAAGAGCCCTGGAACGCACCGACGtccaagatgttgaagcctGGCGAGTCTCTCAAGTTCGGTGTCCGGTTCACGATATCCGAATCTATTCGCGACTTTGACAACGCCATCAAAGACACTGGAACACCTGTTGTCGTCGGTGTCCCTGGATACACTATCCCGCGGGACCTACCTGCCTCACTCTACCCTCTTAGCGATATTGGAATCGCTTCATTCGATGTCTCGCCGAAAGGCGCATTTGAGATCCAGGAAGCTGGGGAGCATTATGAGCTAATCCCCTCATCATCTGCTTGGGGACGAGTTCGTGTCAGCATCAAGTACAATGATGGCAAGGTGCAAACTGTCCACTATTTCGTTACGAAACCGACATCAGAGACCCTAAATGACCTCGGGAACTTCTTGACTACAGAGGCTTGGTTCAACTCTTCATCAGACCCTTTCAAGAGATCTCCATCGGTCATGACCTACGACTATGAGAAGCGCAAAATCGTCGAACAGGATCCACGGGTCTGGATTGCAGGCCTCAGTGATGAAGGTGGCACAGGTGCTTATGTCGCAGCTATGATCAAGCAGGTGGTTCAGCCAAATGCTGAAGAGATAGCCAAGCTGGACAAGTTTGTTCAAACCACGATTTGGGGTGGAATCCAAGGGAAAAACTACGGAGTGTACAAGTCACTTTTTTATTATGACTCTAAACTAAACTACACTTATGACGCGGATAGTGACTGGACTTCCTGGACGTCATGGGATAAGGGAGCTGCGGAGAGTGTCGATCGTGCATACAATTATGTTCACGTCGTGGTCGCTTACTGGTCCATGTATCGTGTCGCACGAGCATATCCCGAGCTAACAACCAAAGCTTGGAACTGGTACTTGGATCAGGCTCAAAAGACCATTATGCGAGTGTACCAGCAAGACGTGTCATACAGAGACGTTGGTCTGATGGGCGAGACGGTTTTTGGAGAAGTTTTGACGGACCTGAGGCGCGAGGTCAAGGGCACTCCAGCACAAGCTGTCGAGGACGCAATGAAGGAGCGTGCTGTGCTCTGGGATGCGCAAGATATCCCTTATGGAAGCGAGATGGCGTGGGACTCCACGGGCCAAGAAGGCGTTTACTACTGGACAAG ACACTTTGGCTTCAACGAGTCGGCTCAAAAGACAGTCAACAGTGTATTGGGCTACACGCCTAACATACCTCACTGGGGCTGGAACGGTAATGCCCGTCGATACTGGGACTTCATTTATGGAGGAAAGCTCCAGCGCATCGAGAGACAGATCCACCACTACGGCTCGGGTCTGAACTCTCAGGTCCTGCTCTCAGCATTTCGTCATAACCCCTCTGATCCTTATCTTCTCCGCGTTGGATACGCCGGATCATATGCGCCGctcaccaacatcaatcaAGATGGCTTTCCCAGTGCTGCGTTCCACTCACGACCAGATACTCTCAAGTGGGATGGTATCACCGGTGATTATGGCGGTGGCCTCATTGGTACAGTACTGAACTCTGGCACATACGTCGTTGATGACAAACAGCTTGGTATGCTTGCCTTTGGGGGTACAATCTTCAAGACTAGATCACAGTATCATGTTGAACCGAAGGATGCTGTAAGAAAGAGGATATTCATTGGGCCTCTCAACGTTATGGTTACTGTTGATATGGGATCCATCATTAGCGTTACATTCACCCCAGGGAAGGGTATTGTCTACGTTAAGCTGGCACAGCGGGAAGGGTCCCCCAAGGTAGACAGAACCGTGGTATGGGTTGAATGGACGGATGGAGAGGAATGGGAACTCCTCGGGGCCTGGAATTTCATCGACAAGGCTGCTGCCATTGAGAAGGGGCGAGGAGGATGGATCGTGCCGCTCGATCACTTAGTGACCCTAACCTTTACCAACaaactgccactgccactgccggGAACCGTTTGa
- a CDS encoding hypothetical protein (EggNog:ENOG41), which produces MTGNVGTQRHQWGSIVQFLSDAEKAVRQAGRDLQQQQQQQPAGYPQPQQGQQTQRYSNAPGYPVQYQQQPQQQYYQSYPPPPVQPQVEAQGSPMTSPPPQQYHQQQYPSQAQQPPQELPTSGTTPVRQHVEASPNQAASNRGPSTPMPLGIQPVTECIDGPFTLPTYWFIHSSYPEFVICSRCYADHTLNSPFRDTFTPVWYDDRLERQCLFGTPRVKDNLWPAALSSMSLDSMMSFMATRPALGRCPEDKPVEGHEWYSPPDRPEMAICKPCYEDYFRHTSFGNRFSTHKPQGAASCDHNLWYIRRMLKLYSSNNNWTAFTTEFYKRLQLPPCPKAKPIAGPERTWFMSSRGPSNFAVCEGCYWDYFHESTESQSFHTARLGPSQEASCDMGQANMLIPMIRAVDKGNYARFWNTLQSLSQHPPCNPQGTSGIRWYTLPSDPPDFDVCETCMAGTVASMNMTHFFKAKHSVGPSEARLCSFNLPGYPRGVLFLQKFAEAAYISDWRPLSELAVNLSTAPACPKINLELGKNRRWWGWENAHICQECYVVVAKGTKLEKHFTMKGNQVAESRLCDLYSPRMRQLYKNACKTEDLASFLSFALQRRQIYLRTVPEMNRMLAAAKHALGQAQTLGLAAVTFSAAGNLNATNFYYDHTVGNSTVGHGYQNEQLLQAAMADHSMQQVGAAATGPAAVARVGVLERMWKQVE; this is translated from the exons ATGACCGGCAATGTCGGCACGCAACGGCATCAGTGGGGCAGCATCGTCCAA TTTCTGTCCGATGCGGAGAAAGCAGTGAGGCAAGCAGGGAGGGacttgcagcagcagcaacagcaacagcctgCTGGGTACCCACAGCCGCAGCAGGGTCAACAGACCCAGCGATATTCTAATGCTCCCGGATACCCGGTGCAATACCAACAGCAGCCACAGCAGCAGTACTATCAGAGTtaccctcctccaccagTGCAACCCCAAGTGGAAGCCCAGGGTTCGCCTATGACCTCGCCGCCGCCGCAGCAGtatcaccagcagcaataCCCTTCTcaggctcagcagcctcCCCAGGAGCTGCCAACAAGCGGAACTACTCCAGTACGTCAACATGTTGAAGCCTCACCCAACCAAGCTGCCTCCAACAGAGGTCCCAGCACCCCTATGCCATTAGGAATTCAGCCGGTAACTGAATGTATCGACGGACCATTCACACTACCGACTTACTGGTTCATCCACAGTTCCTACCCAGAATTCGTTATCTGCAGTCGCTGCTACGCAGATCACACCCTCAACTCACCGTTTCGAGACACGTTTACACCGGTATGGTACGATGATAGATTGGAACGGCAATGTTTGTTCGGAACGCCCCGTGTCAAAGACAATCTTTGGCCCGCTGCTCTCTCATCAATGAGTCTCGACAGTATGATGAGCTTCATGGCCACGAGACCTGCGCTGGGTCGTTGTCCAGAGGACAAGCCAGTCGAGGGACATGAATGGTATTCCCCACCCGATCGGCCGGAGATGGCAATTTGCAAGCCTTGTTACGAAGACTACTTTAGACATACCTCGTTCGGCAACAGATTTAGTACACATAAGCCTCAGGGCGCAGCAAGTTGTGATCATAATCTCTGGTACATCCGCCGTATGCTCAAGCTCTATTCATCCAACAACAACTGGACAGCTTTCACTACGGAGTTCTACAAAAGACTGCAACTCCCGCCGTGTCCCAAGGCAAAACCTATCGCAGGTCCAGAAAGGACTTGGTTTATGTCCTCTCGCGGCCCATCCAACTTCGCGGTCTGCGAAGGCTGCTATTGGGATTACTTCCACGAGTCTACCGAGAGTCAGTCTTTCCACACAGCCCGTCTTGGACCTTCACAGGAAGCATCGTGTGACATGGGACAGGCCAACATGCTCATCCCAATGATTCGGGCGGTTGATAAGGGCAACTACGCCAGATTCTGGAACACTCTGCAAAGTCTCTCACAACATCCGCCATGTAATCCTCAGGGTACAAGCGGAATTCGCTGGTATACGCTTCCGAGTGATCCTCCGGACTTCGATGTTTGCGAGACGTGTATGGCAGGCACTGTAGCTTCCATGAACATGACGCACTTCTTCAAAGCCAAACACTCTGTTGGACCATCTGAGGCCCGTCTCTGTTCATTCAACCTGCCTGGGTATCCCCGTGGAGTGCTCTTCTTGCAGAAGTTCGCTGAGGCAGCTTACATCAGCGACTGGCGACCACTCAGCGAATTGGCAGTGAACCTGAGTACCGCACCAGCGTGTCCTAAGATCAATCTCGAATTGGGGAAGAATCGTCGATGGTGGGGATGGGAAAATGCTCATATCTGTCAAGAATGCTACGTCGTCGTGGCGAAGGGTACGAAGCTGGAAAAACACTTCACCATGAAGGGAAACCAAGTCGCTGAGTCCCGACTCTGTGACCTCTACTCCCCTCGTATGCGACAACTCTACAAGAACGCCTGCAAAACTGAAGACTTAGCATCCTTCCTGTCGTTCGCTCTTCAACGTCGCCAGATCTATCTGCGGACAGTCCCCGAAATGAACAGGATGCTAGCAGCTGCCAAACACGCTCTCGGTCAGGCGCAAACACTTGGTCTCGCAGCTGTGACGTTTAGCGCAGCGGGGAATCTGAACGCTACGAACTTTTATTATGATCATACAGTGGGTAACTCGACGGTTGGACATGGATATCAGAATGAGCAGCTGTTGCAGGCGGCGATGGCGGATCATTCGATGCAACAGGTTGGAGCTGCTGCGACGGGTCCGGCGGCTGTGGCAAGGGTTGGAGTTTTGGAGAGGATGTGGAAGCAGGTTGAGTAG
- a CDS encoding hypothetical protein (EggNog:ENOG41): MSFEAPPVPAPYNEHAKHTNKLFVVFYEELGKWPWQVIDFGPRKWGQNLVSGFTRLLTLDLPKTEGVSRQELIEYLRHHSAEHPSIQYQYQLSNMLIAKATKWLADKRELVDDSGSESDGSILNEPQRITRNRKQARDLRAATRSARPIRSARKRPINYSDRHHFQLHNADDSEDDGADDDADGSGGNDQEEIESAEPPAKRRLMVFFNFSPENSQELSRLMGESITEPGSGNGEALRHSFPQRNAGGGSRLLDAPNKSRNEALLACTDHLKREIAKLEENITRTEANISNSSRRREGYLETVRNSAEDLKKATEEATEASQAVQHARALCETDAQVVEELRRISSNNPRILTEENFQHFKENTPAQKQKRDAENTLRTKQRRLNDVKTKHQIAEANMDPLNNKISELHDVLNAKKNVRRSLVAMHRLVAMDGDELEETLGENGLEGWLREQV; encoded by the exons ATGAGTTTCGAAGCACCACCTGTGCCTGCGCCGTATAACGAGCATGCTAAACACACCAACAAGCTCTTTGTGGTCTTTTACGAAGAACTCGGCAAATGGCCCTGGCAGGTCATCGATTTCGGCCCCCGGAAATGGGGTCAGAATCTCGTCTCGGGCTTCACGAGACTTCTGACCCTCGACCTTCCTAAGACCGAAGGCGTGTCACGTCAAGAACTTATCGAATACCTCCGTCATCACTCTGCGGAGCACCCGAGTATTCAGTATCAGTACCAGCTGAGCAACATGCTCATCGCAAAAGCCACCAAGTGGTTGGCAGACAAGCGTGAGCTTGTTGACGACTCTGGTTCCGAATCGGACGGGTCCATCTTGAATGAGCCTCAGAGGATCACTCGGAATAGAAAGCAGGCCCGGGATCTTCGAGCTGCTACTAGATCCGCGCGTC CAATTCGATCCGCTCGCAAGCGCCCCATCAACTACAGCGACCGCCACCATTTCCAACTCCATAATGCCGATGAttctgaagatgatggcgctGACGATGACGCCGACGGAAGTGGAGGGAACGACCAGGAAGAGATCGAGTCAGCCGAGCCTCCAGCCAAGCGAAGGCTGATGgttttcttcaacttctcacCCGAGAACAGCCAGGAGTTATCTAGACTCATGGGAGAATCCATCACG GAACCTGGCAGCGGCAACGGTGAGGCCTTACGACACTCGTTCCCACAGCGAAATGCCGGAGGAGGAAGCCGCCTTCTCGATGCACCT AATAAATCTCGGAACGAAGCCCTACTTGCCTGTACCGACCATCTCAAGCGCGAGATCGCCAAATTGGAAGAGAACATCACGCGCACCGAAGCTAATATAAGCAACTCATCCCGACGTCGTGAGGGATATCTCGAAACCGTCCGCAACAGCGCCGAGGATCTCAAGAAAGCCACGGAAGAAGCCACCGAGGCTTCGCAAGCGGTCCAGCACGCAAGAGCACTCTGCGAAACCGACGCTCAGGTCGTCGAGGAATTGCGCCGCATTAGCAGCAATAACCCGAGGATTCTCACCGAAGAGAACTTTCAGCACTTCAAAGAGAACACCCCTGcacagaagcagaagagagaTGCTGAGAACACGTTGCGTACCAAACAAAGACGTCTAAATGAcgtcaagaccaagcatcAGATTGCAGAGGCCAACATGGACCCTCTGAACAACAAAATCAGCGAATTACATGATGTACTGAACGCAAAGAAGAATGTCCGTCGAAGCCTGGTCGCGATGCATCGGCTTGTGGCAATGGACGGGGACGAATTGGAAGAGACTTTGGGGGAGAATGGTCTTGAGGGGTGGTTGAGGGAACAGGTCTGA
- a CDS encoding hypothetical protein (EggNog:ENOG41) translates to MEPLSEETVDKALCLIQDEPCLPHPLGKLLSSFITQALHPPVAAAHVLSYCHPGQHREAELRALVSDWTFIIESITKYGTTPPAPDSRTKAQILKRDGNRCCITGKPAGFGDPLVVMPVILAPSRWLEAEPPLPRWLEVRKLIADNETSIAQAGKQPSASRPGLISTIFQICRTVFWRAWLLNPKFIRLYAYKALRKIGHHLYGSTSSLAVSRLPFGLYLKATNEGAFNESKALDLVHKYTSVPVPRVLDLVSDSRTTYLLTTGLRGKPLARAMDMFSDRDCHEFVDQMQSFVSQIRAVPPVGPKNRICNTLGQACSDPRIRDGDPVGPFEGEASFSQYLRHPDDPARRGHKVVLTHADLNLRNILVDKVTRLDGTRGWAVSGIVDWENSGFYPEYWDCTKAQFEGFRWDERWTRALLEVFRPFGGYAKEIELEKRSWSEGDGAF, encoded by the exons ATGGAACCACTCTCTGAGGAGACAGTTGACAAAGCGCTCTGCCTGATACAAGATGAACCTTGTCTACCACACCCATTAGGAAAGCTATTGTCGTCTTTCATTACGCAAGCCCTTCATCCTCCAGTCGCGGCAGCCCATGTCCTCAGTTACTGTCATCCGGGCCAACACCGTGAGGCTGAGCTTCGTGCACTTGTTTCAGATTGGACGTTCATCATAGAGTCCA TCACAAAGTACGGGACTACACCACCTGCCCCCGACAGTAGGACCAAGGCTCAAATCCTCAAAAGGGATGGCAACCGATGTTGCATCACAGGGAAGCCAGCAGGCTTTGGTGACCCCCTAGTAGTGATGCCTGTTATTCTCGCGCCATCCCGCTGGCTTGAAGCCGAG CCCCCCTTACCTCGATGGCTTGAGGTCAGGAAGCTTATCGCGGACAACGAAACATCGATAGCTCAGGCGGGCAAACAACCTTCAGCATCCCGGCCAGGCTTGATATCAACTATATTCCAGATTTGCCGCACCGTCTTTTGGCGAGCTTGGCTTCTAAACCCCAAATTTATTCGATTATATGCATACAAAGCATTGCGAAAGATTGGACACCATCTTTATGGAAGCACAAGTTCCTTGGCGGTTAGCCGTCTACCATTCGGCCTTTACCTGAAGGCCACTAATGAAGGGGCTTTCAACGAATCCAAAGCGCTCGATCTTGTTCACAAGTACACTTCTGTGCCGGTCCCTCGTGTGTTGGACCTAGTCTCAGACTCACGCACCACATATCTCTTGACGACTGGTCTCCGCGGCAAGCCCCTCGCCAGAGCAATGGATATGTTTTCCGATCGAGACTGTCACGAGTTCGTCGATCAAATGCAAAGCTTCGTTTCTCAAATACGAGCAGTTCCTCCAGTCGGTCCCAAGAACCGCATATGTAATACTCTTGGCCAGGCGTGCAGCGACCCAAGAATTCGAGACGGCGACCCCGTTGGCCCCTTCGAAGGTGAAGCTTCTTTCAGTCAATATCTTCGCCATCCAGATGATCCTGCCCGGAGAGGTCATAAAGTTGTGCTTACCCATGCCGACTTGAACCTGCGAAACATCCTTGTGGACAAAGTCACAAGGCTAGATGGGACAAGGGGCTGGGCGGTCTCGGGAATCGTCGATTGGGAAAACAGTGGATTTTACCCTGAGTACTGGGACTGTACAAAAGCTCAGTTTGAGGGATTTAGATGGGATGAGCGCTGGACTAGGGCTTTGCTTGAAGTTTTCCGTCCATTTGGAGGTTATGCAAAGGAGATTGaactggagaagaggagctggAGTGAAGGTGACGGCGCATTTTGA